The proteins below come from a single Pelosinus sp. IPA-1 genomic window:
- a CDS encoding peptidylprolyl isomerase, producing MKKAIIEMDKGNIVIELFDKEAPNTVANFEKLIAKGFYDGLTFHRVIKGFVAQGGCPKGNGTGGPGYEIPCETKGNPHKNDRGALSMAHAGPNTGGSQFFIVYEPQPHLDGVHTVFGKVIEGMDVVDQIKKGDKMNKVTVEQG from the coding sequence ATGAAGAAAGCAATTATTGAGATGGATAAGGGGAATATTGTAATTGAATTATTTGACAAGGAAGCACCAAACACTGTGGCTAATTTTGAAAAGTTAATTGCCAAAGGTTTTTATGACGGGCTTACATTTCATAGAGTAATTAAAGGTTTTGTGGCACAAGGTGGTTGCCCAAAAGGAAATGGTACTGGTGGGCCTGGATATGAGATTCCTTGTGAGACAAAGGGGAATCCTCATAAGAATGATAGGGGCGCATTGTCTATGGCTCATGCTGGTCCTAATACAGGCGGCAGCCAGTTTTTCATTGTTTATGAGCCACAACCTCATTTAGATGGTGTTCATACTGTTTTTGGTAAAGTTATTGAAGGTATGGATGTCGTGGATCAAATTAAAAAAGGCGATAAAATGAATAAGGTTACAGTAGAACAAGGGTAA
- a CDS encoding LysE family transporter translates to MDLFFFTKGVLLGFSIAAPVGPIGVLCIRRTLANGLLNGFLSGLGAATADGIYGLIAAFGVTVISTFLLDNQVYLHLIGGLFLLRLGYITFQTTPVEIASKEEDKNRLGSYASAFFLTLTNPMTIMSFVAVFSGLGVATTGGDYMLAALLVLGVFVGSMLWWLILSGTVNVLRGKFDSQRLKWINQVSGFVIACFGIASLMSYPFYIFM, encoded by the coding sequence ATGGATCTGTTTTTCTTTACTAAAGGAGTACTACTTGGGTTTTCGATAGCCGCACCAGTAGGACCTATCGGAGTTCTTTGTATTAGGCGAACATTAGCAAATGGTTTGCTAAATGGTTTCCTTTCGGGATTAGGTGCCGCAACGGCTGATGGTATTTATGGTTTAATCGCTGCCTTTGGCGTAACGGTTATTTCCACCTTTTTACTAGATAATCAAGTCTATTTACATTTGATTGGTGGACTGTTTTTACTTCGTCTTGGTTATATAACGTTCCAAACTACTCCAGTGGAAATAGCCTCAAAGGAAGAAGATAAAAATCGCTTAGGTTCCTATGCCTCTGCCTTTTTCTTAACATTGACAAATCCAATGACGATCATGTCTTTTGTGGCAGTTTTCTCAGGATTGGGGGTAGCAACAACTGGTGGGGATTATATGTTAGCAGCGTTGTTAGTTCTTGGCGTTTTTGTTGGTTCGATGCTTTGGTGGTTGATATTAAGTGGAACAGTGAATGTACTTCGTGGGAAATTTGATTCTCAAAGACTTAAGTGGATTAATCAAGTTTCAGGTTTCGTAATAGCTTGCTTTGGCATTGCAAGCCTGATGAGTTACCCTTTTTATATTTTCATGTAA
- a CDS encoding Lrp/AsnC family transcriptional regulator: MDTNDLKIVKRIMEHARTTWAELGTLLGLSGPAAADRVRKLEEMGIIKGYSALIDPEKIGCGLGALISVTLDKPENRTAFLDLVNKSPEIMECHHIAGAEDYIIKVRCSGTRDLERLISEEIKSLPGAKTRTTIILSTIKETPILPIKM, encoded by the coding sequence TTGGATACTAATGATTTGAAAATTGTTAAACGAATTATGGAACATGCTCGTACAACGTGGGCAGAACTTGGAACGCTTCTCGGATTGTCCGGCCCTGCTGCGGCTGATCGGGTTCGTAAGTTAGAGGAAATGGGGATAATAAAAGGTTACTCAGCGTTGATAGACCCTGAAAAGATAGGTTGTGGCTTAGGAGCTTTAATATCTGTCACATTGGATAAACCTGAAAATAGAACAGCATTCCTGGATTTAGTTAATAAGTCTCCCGAGATTATGGAGTGCCATCACATAGCTGGTGCGGAAGATTATATTATTAAAGTGCGTTGTTCAGGTACTCGTGATCTAGAACGATTAATTAGTGAAGAAATAAAGTCTTTGCCAGGGGCCAAAACGCGAACCACGATAATACTGTCAACCATTAAAGAAACTCCAATATTACCTATAAAAATGTAA
- a CDS encoding 1-phosphofructokinase family hexose kinase has product MILTVTLNLAIDKTYAVDHFSLTQVNRAREITALPGGKGINVARVASVLGEEVVATGFVGGYNGRYIGKSLSEQAIQCDLQEIREESRLCINILSNHASTEILENGPKIRPEELMAFLEKFDGLSRKAKVVAMSGSIPRGVPPTIYKQMIEIADRNGAYSILDSSGDSFSEGLAGKPYMVKPNKEELEKVLEYSLDTDGKLCATIQHYLHEGIQLFVLSMGSRGALVGYQGEVFQVIPPHIDAINPVGCGDALVAGFAVGIARKMEIKEMIKLATATAASNALHHGAGMIEKIEVEAFIKQVKINKLM; this is encoded by the coding sequence TTGATACTAACCGTTACTTTAAATTTAGCAATTGATAAAACGTATGCTGTAGATCACTTTTCACTCACACAAGTGAATCGTGCAAGAGAAATTACCGCCCTTCCTGGTGGTAAAGGGATAAATGTTGCTAGGGTGGCGAGTGTTCTTGGTGAGGAAGTAGTAGCTACAGGCTTTGTTGGAGGATATAACGGCAGATATATTGGCAAAAGCTTAAGTGAACAAGCTATCCAGTGTGATCTTCAAGAAATTAGGGAAGAATCTAGGCTATGCATTAATATATTAAGCAATCATGCAAGTACAGAGATATTAGAAAATGGGCCCAAGATTAGACCGGAAGAATTGATGGCATTCTTAGAAAAGTTTGATGGTCTTTCTCGAAAGGCTAAAGTTGTCGCTATGTCAGGTAGCATTCCTAGAGGGGTTCCCCCTACTATTTATAAACAAATGATTGAAATAGCTGATAGAAACGGGGCTTATTCCATATTAGACAGTAGTGGTGATTCTTTTAGTGAGGGCTTAGCGGGTAAGCCCTATATGGTAAAGCCTAATAAAGAAGAGTTAGAAAAGGTACTTGAGTATTCACTGGATACAGATGGTAAGCTCTGTGCTACCATTCAACACTATTTGCATGAGGGTATTCAATTGTTTGTTTTATCTATGGGTTCACGAGGCGCGCTAGTAGGTTATCAAGGTGAAGTATTTCAAGTAATTCCGCCTCATATCGATGCAATAAATCCTGTTGGTTGTGGTGATGCCCTTGTTGCTGGATTTGCCGTAGGGATAGCGCGGAAGATGGAAATAAAGGAAATGATCAAATTAGCTACGGCTACTGCGGCATCGAATGCTTTGCATCATGGCGCAGGAATGATTGAAAAAATTGAAGTGGAAGCTTTCATAAAACAAGTAAAAATTAATAAATTGATGTAA
- a CDS encoding rhamnulokinase family protein, translating to MKNLNLLAVDLGASSGRCIVGTFDGNKINLEEIHRFDNNPITLSHTLYWDMPLIFEEIKQGMSNVQEEVASLGVDTWGVDFGIIDTRGRLVSNPIHYRDERTNHIPEILYKKVTEQELYKKTGVQPMQINTIFQIYSMVYHRSPLLDHIDKLLFMPDLINYFLTGIKATEYSIASTSSLLDPYERQWNIEILKKLGFNEKWFTPEIVPSGTVLGALSPNILGNSKCNTTKVISTASHDTASAVVSVPISQEYSAYISCGTWSLIGVEIKEPIIDEYTSKVFFTNERGIDDTVRLLKNITGLWVLQECRKYWKSNGEEISYPFMVEMAEKIKDNKSFIDLSDHTFLSPGNMPNKIKDYCLRTKQHIPNNKAEMIRCIIESLACTYKKMVDELETAIKHPISVIHIVGGGAQNSLLCEITANLTRKTVIAGPVEASSMGNILTQMKALGEAKGLSELRQIVKNSCTIIEYNPKDKEYWEDVYYKFSLV from the coding sequence GTGAAAAACCTAAATCTATTAGCTGTCGATTTGGGGGCTAGTAGTGGTAGATGCATAGTAGGAACGTTTGATGGAAACAAAATAAATCTAGAAGAAATACATCGATTTGACAATAATCCGATTACCCTTAGTCATACTCTATACTGGGATATGCCGCTAATTTTCGAAGAGATAAAGCAAGGTATGAGTAATGTACAAGAGGAAGTAGCATCTTTAGGAGTCGATACTTGGGGTGTTGATTTTGGAATAATAGATACAAGAGGTCGATTGGTAAGTAATCCTATTCATTATAGAGATGAGAGAACCAATCATATCCCAGAGATCTTGTATAAGAAGGTAACGGAGCAAGAATTATACAAAAAGACCGGTGTACAACCTATGCAAATCAACACCATTTTTCAGATATATTCCATGGTGTATCATCGTTCACCCTTATTAGATCACATAGATAAACTTTTATTTATGCCAGATTTGATTAATTATTTTTTAACGGGGATAAAAGCAACTGAATATTCAATTGCAAGTACTAGTTCCTTGTTAGATCCTTATGAACGCCAGTGGAATATAGAAATTTTAAAGAAACTGGGATTTAATGAAAAATGGTTTACACCGGAGATTGTTCCATCGGGGACTGTATTAGGTGCATTGTCTCCGAATATATTGGGGAATTCAAAATGCAATACAACAAAAGTAATTTCTACCGCATCTCATGATACGGCATCGGCAGTAGTTAGCGTTCCGATATCTCAGGAGTATTCAGCATACATTAGCTGTGGTACATGGTCTTTGATCGGGGTGGAAATTAAGGAGCCAATCATAGATGAATATACAAGTAAAGTGTTTTTCACGAATGAACGTGGAATTGATGATACAGTTCGGCTGTTAAAAAACATAACAGGACTATGGGTCTTGCAAGAGTGCAGAAAATATTGGAAAAGTAATGGTGAAGAGATTAGTTATCCTTTCATGGTTGAAATGGCAGAAAAAATTAAAGATAATAAGTCCTTCATTGACTTAAGTGACCATACATTTTTATCTCCAGGCAATATGCCTAATAAAATAAAAGACTATTGCCTAAGAACAAAGCAACATATTCCTAATAATAAAGCGGAAATGATAAGGTGTATTATTGAAAGTTTAGCCTGTACTTATAAAAAGATGGTCGATGAACTAGAAACTGCAATCAAACATCCTATATCCGTTATCCACATTGTTGGCGGTGGTGCCCAAAATTCCTTATTATGTGAAATCACAGCGAATCTAACGAGAAAAACTGTTATCGCAGGACCGGTCGAGGCTAGTTCTATGGGAAATATATTAACACAAATGAAAGCACTAGGAGAGGCTAAGGGGTTGTCAGAACTGAGACAAATCGTGAAAAATTCATGCACGATAATAGAGTATAACCCAAAAGATAAGGAGTATTGGGAAGATGTCTATTATAAATTTTCATTGGTGTAG
- a CDS encoding L-fucose isomerase: protein MEGSKVSKNSYVRIGIRPTIDGRKNGVRESLEEQTMNMAKSVAKFLSDSITYSDGKPVECIVTDSCIGGVKEASEAAEKFKLNNVGLSITVTPCWCYGSETMDMDSRIPQAVWGFNGTERPGAVYLAAVLAAYAQKGIPAFGIYGQHVQDSSDTTIPQDVKDKLLQFTKAGLAVASIKGKSYLSMGSVSMGIAGSIVDAAFFQDYLGMRNEYIDMSEFIRRIDKEIYDKDEYRRALSWVKENCQEGPDNNPKDVQLTREQKDKDWETIVKMTLIGRDLMVGNQKLHALGFGEEALGHNAILSGFQGQRQWTDHFPNGDFMETILNSSFDWNGKRAPYLIATENDSLNGVSMLLGNLLTNTAQIFSDVRTYWSPESVKRVTGYDLEGYGKKGIIHLINSGSAALDGTGREMRENKPVIKPYWEITDDEVSACLKATRFRTANLGYFRGGGFSTQFLTRGGMPLTMIRLNIVKGVGPVLQLAEGHSVELPKEVHDKIDDRTDPTWPTTWFAPIITGKGAFKDVYSVMNNWGANHGAISYGHIGAELITLASMLRIPVNMHNVSEERIFRPKVWNSFGTENLEQADYAACRTFGALYS, encoded by the coding sequence ATGGAGGGGAGTAAAGTGAGCAAAAATAGCTATGTAAGAATTGGTATTCGGCCAACAATTGATGGCAGGAAGAACGGAGTCAGAGAATCCTTAGAAGAACAAACAATGAATATGGCAAAGAGTGTAGCGAAGTTTCTAAGTGATAGCATAACCTATTCAGATGGGAAACCTGTAGAATGTATAGTTACTGACAGTTGCATCGGTGGCGTTAAAGAAGCTTCAGAAGCTGCAGAAAAGTTTAAACTTAATAATGTAGGACTTTCTATAACGGTAACGCCATGTTGGTGCTACGGGTCAGAAACGATGGATATGGACTCTAGAATCCCTCAGGCTGTATGGGGATTTAATGGTACAGAACGACCAGGTGCTGTTTATTTAGCAGCAGTATTAGCGGCATATGCACAAAAAGGAATTCCTGCTTTTGGGATATATGGGCAGCATGTGCAAGATTCTTCTGATACAACGATACCCCAGGATGTAAAAGACAAATTACTCCAATTTACTAAGGCTGGATTAGCTGTTGCATCGATTAAAGGGAAATCCTATTTATCGATGGGGTCTGTATCCATGGGAATTGCAGGTTCCATAGTAGATGCAGCCTTCTTTCAGGATTATTTAGGTATGCGCAATGAATATATTGATATGTCAGAATTCATACGTCGTATTGATAAAGAAATATATGATAAAGATGAATATAGAAGAGCTTTATCTTGGGTTAAAGAAAATTGCCAAGAAGGCCCGGACAACAACCCTAAAGACGTACAGCTTACTCGGGAGCAGAAAGATAAGGATTGGGAAACAATTGTAAAGATGACTCTAATTGGCAGAGATTTAATGGTAGGAAATCAGAAGTTACATGCTTTAGGATTTGGGGAAGAGGCTTTAGGACATAATGCGATTCTTTCAGGTTTCCAAGGACAACGACAATGGACTGACCATTTTCCTAATGGAGATTTTATGGAAACCATATTAAATTCCTCTTTCGATTGGAATGGTAAAAGAGCACCCTATTTGATAGCAACTGAAAATGATTCCTTAAATGGAGTGTCTATGTTGCTAGGCAATTTATTAACCAATACAGCTCAAATTTTTTCCGATGTACGTACTTATTGGAGTCCTGAATCAGTCAAACGTGTTACTGGCTATGACTTAGAAGGCTATGGTAAGAAGGGAATTATACATTTAATTAATTCAGGGTCGGCGGCTTTAGATGGTACTGGAAGAGAGATGCGAGAAAATAAGCCAGTAATTAAGCCTTATTGGGAGATTACAGATGATGAAGTATCAGCGTGTTTAAAAGCTACGCGATTTAGAACTGCCAATCTTGGATATTTTAGGGGTGGTGGATTCTCTACCCAATTTCTAACTCGAGGGGGTATGCCTTTAACGATGATTCGATTGAATATTGTTAAAGGGGTGGGGCCTGTATTGCAATTAGCTGAAGGCCATAGCGTTGAATTACCCAAAGAGGTACACGATAAAATTGATGATAGAACAGATCCAACATGGCCAACTACATGGTTTGCACCAATCATAACGGGTAAGGGAGCTTTTAAAGATGTTTATTCGGTTATGAATAATTGGGGGGCAAACCATGGAGCAATTAGTTATGGACATATAGGTGCAGAATTAATAACATTAGCTTCAATGCTAAGAATACCTGTTAATATGCATAATGTTTCTGAAGAGCGGATCTTTAGACCAAAAGTTTGGAATTCATTTGGTACGGAGAATTTAGAACAGGCTGATTATGCGGCATGTAGAACATTTGGTGCTCTGTATAGTTAA
- a CDS encoding class II aldolase/adducin family protein, giving the protein MDTREKLLRDQICDMGRRMYLKDMVAANDGNISVKLGEDSFICTPTGVSKGFMTPEMLCKINGNGELIEDNPQGLRPSSEIKMHFKIYEKRGDISAVVHAHPLHATAHAICHIQLDKQIMPEATIALGIVPIAEYGAPSTTELPDSLLPYLEEYDAVLLANHGAVTYGENVVSAYYKMESLEFYAKLLYLSSNIGTPKELSAEKVTQLLELREKVYKVVGRHPGKKCLKK; this is encoded by the coding sequence TTGGATACAAGAGAAAAACTTTTACGTGATCAAATATGCGACATGGGAAGAAGGATGTATCTAAAAGATATGGTAGCTGCGAATGATGGAAATATATCAGTTAAGTTAGGGGAAGATTCGTTTATTTGTACGCCAACTGGTGTATCGAAAGGCTTTATGACGCCAGAAATGCTCTGCAAAATTAATGGAAATGGAGAACTGATTGAAGACAACCCGCAAGGTTTGCGACCATCTTCTGAGATCAAAATGCATTTTAAAATATATGAGAAGCGAGGGGATATTAGCGCTGTAGTTCATGCCCATCCTTTACATGCGACTGCTCACGCTATATGTCATATACAATTGGATAAGCAGATTATGCCTGAAGCAACGATTGCACTTGGAATTGTTCCAATTGCAGAATATGGTGCACCATCCACAACTGAATTACCTGATTCTTTATTACCTTATTTAGAAGAGTATGATGCAGTATTACTTGCTAATCATGGTGCAGTTACTTATGGGGAAAATGTCGTAAGTGCTTATTATAAAATGGAGTCTTTAGAATTTTATGCAAAACTTTTGTATTTATCTAGTAATATAGGAACTCCTAAGGAATTATCGGCAGAAAAGGTAACACAGTTGCTAGAGCTAAGAGAAAAGGTATACAAGGTAGTAGGAAGACATCCAGGTAAAAAATGTTTAAAGAAATAA
- the gatY gene encoding tagatose-bisphosphate aldolase subunit GatY, translated as MGLVTSTKYLLHARDNKYAICAFNIHNLETLKAVTSTSFESNSPVILQATPGTVRFAGADYLVAMAKTAADKYNIPIVMHLDHGEDYNMVLECLRAGFTSIMIDGSKHPYTENISIVKKVVELSHALGVPVEAELGTIGGVEDDLSVMGDGVYTNPEVAFDFVEKTGVDSLAVAIGTCHGLYKKKPQLDYVRLAEIRKLVSIPLVLHGASDLLDESVKKCIELGISKVNIATELKIAFSAAVQTVYHEKPAENDPRKLFTPAIDAMKAVVKNKIDLVGSADKVTRISH; from the coding sequence ATGGGATTAGTAACATCAACAAAGTATCTCCTACATGCTAGAGATAATAAGTATGCTATTTGTGCATTTAACATTCATAATCTAGAAACCTTAAAAGCCGTAACTAGTACTTCATTTGAAAGTAACTCTCCAGTTATTTTGCAAGCAACGCCAGGCACAGTACGGTTTGCTGGTGCAGATTACCTAGTGGCTATGGCTAAAACGGCTGCCGACAAATACAATATCCCGATTGTTATGCATTTAGATCATGGTGAAGATTACAATATGGTTCTGGAGTGTCTTAGAGCTGGCTTTACCTCCATCATGATTGATGGCTCCAAGCATCCTTATACCGAGAATATTTCTATTGTAAAAAAAGTGGTGGAACTTTCCCACGCCCTAGGGGTTCCCGTTGAAGCTGAGCTGGGGACAATTGGCGGTGTAGAAGATGATTTGAGTGTTATGGGGGATGGTGTGTATACCAATCCAGAAGTAGCCTTTGATTTTGTCGAGAAGACAGGAGTGGATTCTTTGGCAGTAGCAATTGGTACTTGCCACGGTTTGTATAAAAAGAAGCCACAATTGGATTATGTAAGGTTGGCAGAAATTCGCAAGTTAGTATCCATTCCTCTAGTATTGCATGGTGCTTCTGATTTACTTGATGAGAGCGTGAAAAAATGTATCGAATTAGGTATTAGTAAGGTCAATATCGCGACAGAACTTAAAATTGCATTTTCTGCTGCTGTGCAAACCGTATATCATGAAAAACCTGCCGAAAATGATCCTCGCAAACTTTTTACTCCAGCAATTGATGCGATGAAAGCAGTTGTTAAAAACAAAATTGATCTAGTTGGCTCAGCGGATAAAGTAACTAGGATTTCTCATTGA
- a CDS encoding LacI family DNA-binding transcriptional regulator, which produces MSTIKDVAKLSGTSVGTVSRYLNGYKIKSINSEKIEDAIRHLNFSINSIARGLKTSKTFTVGILIPKLADIFSTHIIEGMERAFDEFGYSILVCDSRNCLEKEKEKLKLFKEKLVDGIILMPVEDSGEHIQQMLEEGMPIVLMDRLITNLACDGVVSDNVNGAYQAVEAIINRGHRKIGMIAGPRNIYTAKERLEGYLRALKDYNIEVDDNFIFYSDYTKEGGYQATAKLYQLKELPTVIFTSNYEMTIGAIKFLNEHNVAIGEDMSFFGYDQMELSQIIVPPISFVVQSMEMIGRKAAETLISRMKGDQTGFPHVNRLKTEIIVTDSVKRLY; this is translated from the coding sequence ATGTCAACAATAAAAGATGTTGCTAAATTATCTGGGACCTCTGTTGGTACTGTATCCAGATATTTAAACGGTTATAAAATAAAGTCTATTAACAGTGAAAAAATAGAAGATGCTATCCGGCATCTTAACTTTAGTATTAATTCTATTGCCAGAGGACTCAAGACCAGCAAAACTTTTACCGTCGGAATATTGATACCAAAGCTTGCCGATATATTTAGTACTCATATTATTGAGGGTATGGAGCGAGCATTTGACGAATTTGGTTATAGCATATTGGTTTGTGATTCCCGAAATTGTCTAGAAAAAGAAAAAGAGAAATTGAAATTATTTAAGGAAAAACTCGTCGATGGTATCATCTTGATGCCGGTAGAAGATTCTGGAGAACACATACAACAAATGCTAGAAGAAGGGATGCCAATTGTATTAATGGATCGTCTTATCACTAATTTAGCTTGCGATGGAGTTGTATCTGACAATGTAAATGGTGCTTATCAGGCAGTAGAAGCCATTATTAATCGAGGTCATCGCAAAATAGGTATGATAGCTGGGCCTAGAAATATCTATACTGCTAAAGAACGCCTTGAAGGATATTTGCGTGCTCTAAAAGATTACAATATTGAAGTAGATGATAATTTTATCTTTTATAGCGACTATACCAAAGAGGGCGGATATCAGGCTACCGCAAAACTTTATCAATTGAAAGAGTTACCTACGGTAATCTTTACTTCCAACTATGAAATGACCATCGGTGCCATTAAATTTCTAAATGAGCACAACGTCGCTATTGGTGAAGATATGTCTTTTTTTGGCTATGACCAAATGGAGTTATCGCAAATCATTGTGCCACCGATTTCTTTTGTTGTTCAGTCAATGGAGATGATTGGCAGGAAAGCTGCTGAAACATTAATTAGCAGAATGAAAGGTGACCAAACAGGATTTCCCCATGTAAATCGATTAAAAACAGAAATAATAGTAACTGATTCTGTAAAAAGGCTTTATTAG
- a CDS encoding aldo/keto reductase produces the protein MEEKILTHVGSDSIDPSTVPQRTLYTGAKIPAIGMGTFGSDRFTAEQIAAAVRGAAEVGFRLFDCAAVYGNEHLIGQVFQDILATGIKREELFITSKVWNDMHDNVIESCEKTLKELQLDYLDLFLVHWPFPNFHAQGCSVDSRSPDATGYIHENYMKTWRQMEELVDRGLVRHIGTSNMTIPKLKLVLRDARIKPAANEMELHPCFQQKEFFKFIIDNNIVPIGFCPIGSPTRPERDKTADDVVDIQDPIIVRIAQEHKVHPAVICVKWGVQRGQIPIPFSIHRNEYASNLKAAVSDLLTEEEMKEIEGIDKNCRLIKGQVFLWKDGQTWEDLWDITGEITPL, from the coding sequence ATGGAAGAAAAAATATTGACTCATGTTGGTAGCGATAGTATTGATCCAAGTACAGTTCCCCAGAGAACACTATATACTGGTGCGAAAATTCCAGCAATCGGTATGGGGACATTCGGCTCGGACCGTTTCACGGCAGAGCAAATAGCAGCAGCTGTAAGAGGGGCTGCCGAAGTAGGATTTAGACTATTTGATTGTGCAGCTGTTTATGGAAATGAACATTTAATTGGCCAGGTTTTCCAAGATATTTTGGCGACAGGAATTAAGCGGGAAGAGTTATTTATTACCTCTAAAGTTTGGAATGATATGCATGATAACGTAATAGAGTCTTGCGAAAAGACACTCAAAGAGTTACAGCTTGACTATTTAGATTTATTTTTAGTACATTGGCCTTTTCCGAATTTCCATGCGCAAGGTTGCAGTGTGGATTCTCGTAGTCCTGATGCAACTGGATATATTCATGAAAATTATATGAAAACATGGAGACAGATGGAAGAACTAGTCGACAGAGGTTTAGTTAGGCATATTGGTACCTCTAATATGACAATTCCCAAATTAAAGTTAGTTCTGCGTGATGCTAGAATTAAGCCGGCAGCCAATGAAATGGAACTTCATCCATGCTTTCAGCAAAAAGAATTTTTTAAATTTATAATAGATAATAATATTGTACCAATCGGTTTTTGTCCCATTGGTTCTCCAACTCGCCCCGAGCGTGATAAAACAGCGGATGATGTAGTTGATATCCAGGACCCGATAATTGTTAGAATAGCCCAAGAACATAAGGTTCACCCAGCAGTTATTTGTGTAAAATGGGGAGTACAACGTGGGCAGATACCAATACCCTTTTCTATCCATCGCAATGAGTACGCTAGCAATCTTAAGGCAGCAGTAAGCGATTTGCTCACAGAGGAAGAGATGAAAGAAATTGAGGGTATTGATAAAAATTGTCGCCTAATTAAAGGGCAGGTATTTTTGTGGAAAGACGGTCAAACATGGGAAGATCTATGGGATATTACGGGCGAAATTACACCATTATAA
- a CDS encoding galactitol-1-phosphate 5-dehydrogenase, translated as MKAAVLHGKDDLRYEEVPMPQLSDGEVLIKVRATGICGSDISRVLGNAAHSYPIVLGHEFSGDVVEVGKEVTGVKVGDRVSGAPLVPCMKCDDCEQGNYSQCRKYTFIGSRIQGSFAEYVKLPEKHAIKFDPSISYEQGAFFEPSTVALHGINCARYHGGEDVAILGGGTIGLFTAQWARIYGAKRVFVFDIDDARLALAKKLGADITMNTLDKEFKETIKKLTRNKGFGFVFETAGVDVTMKLAFEIAANKASVCFIGTPSKELIFTPALFENMNRKEFTLTGSWMSYSAPFPGQEWQLTAHYFGTGALKFDESLIYKKLPLSESKNGFAMYKTPGLVKGKVMFVNE; from the coding sequence ATGAAAGCTGCAGTTTTACATGGAAAAGATGATTTGCGGTATGAAGAAGTTCCGATGCCCCAGTTAAGTGATGGGGAAGTTTTAATTAAGGTAAGGGCTACTGGTATTTGTGGTTCCGACATCTCAAGAGTCTTGGGTAATGCGGCTCATAGCTATCCAATTGTATTAGGACATGAGTTTTCAGGTGATGTGGTGGAAGTTGGTAAAGAAGTAACAGGGGTAAAAGTAGGGGATCGCGTTTCTGGAGCCCCCTTAGTGCCATGTATGAAATGTGATGATTGTGAGCAAGGCAATTATTCCCAGTGTAGAAAATATACATTTATTGGCTCAAGAATACAGGGCAGTTTTGCCGAGTATGTCAAACTGCCAGAAAAGCATGCGATAAAATTTGATCCGTCGATCAGTTACGAACAGGGGGCTTTTTTCGAACCGTCAACAGTAGCGTTACATGGTATTAATTGTGCGAGATATCATGGTGGAGAAGATGTAGCTATTCTTGGTGGAGGCACTATTGGTTTGTTTACAGCGCAATGGGCTAGAATCTATGGAGCCAAGAGAGTATTCGTTTTTGATATTGATGATGCTAGATTAGCTTTAGCTAAAAAATTAGGTGCGGATATAACGATGAATACCTTAGATAAGGAATTTAAAGAAACCATCAAAAAACTTACCCGTAATAAAGGTTTTGGTTTTGTATTTGAAACAGCAGGTGTCGATGTAACAATGAAGTTAGCTTTTGAGATAGCAGCTAATAAAGCTAGTGTTTGCTTTATTGGAACCCCAAGTAAGGAGTTGATCTTTACTCCAGCTCTATTTGAAAATATGAATCGTAAAGAGTTTACACTAACTGGTTCTTGGATGTCTTATAGTGCTCCATTTCCTGGCCAGGAGTGGCAGTTGACAGCTCATTATTTTGGCACAGGGGCATTGAAATTTGATGAAAGTCTAATTTATAAAAAACTGCCACTTAGTGAGAGTAAGAATGGCTTTGCTATGTATAAGACACCTGGACTCGTAAAAGGAAAAGTTATGTTTGTTAATGAGTAA